One window of Fusarium keratoplasticum isolate Fu6.1 chromosome 2, whole genome shotgun sequence genomic DNA carries:
- a CDS encoding Methyltranfer-dom domain-containing protein yields the protein MESQEIYNQVNRRYGSIAKSSSGHYEQTVAKAFGYTEQELAGIPEGANLGLSCGNPTAIARLREGETVIDLGSGAGLDVFTAAKRVGLTGRAIGVDMNKSMIDKANANKSRVDVSNVEFIESHITSTPAPDNTVDCIISNCVINLVPAEDKQLAFNEMFRLLKPGGRVAISDILARKELTDEMKKDMALYVGCISGASQVSEYDAFLRNAGFEDILIVDANCDLNVYWSAADGESPCCGADASRGQDETPSCCSQEVKHDSYTEQEPCHQNQTGSMADEASRLANQLGITDFNEWTGSFQVYAVKPVTS from the exons ATGGAATCCCAAGAGATCTATAACCAAGTCAACAGGCGATATGGCTCAATCGccaagagcagcagcggccACTATGAGCAGACCGTAGCCAAGGCCTTCGGATACACGGAACAAGAGCTGGCTGGCATCCCCGAGGGAGCGAACCTTGGTCTGAGCTGCGGCAACCCCACAGCAATTGCGAGACTGAGAGAG GGCGAAACAGTCATCGATCTTGGGTCTGGCGCTGGCCTCGATGTGTTTACGGCAGCGAAGAGAGTTGGCCTTACAGGCAGGGCTATTGGAGTTGACATGAACAAG AGTATGATTGACAAGGCGAATGCCAACAAATCTCGCGTCGACGTCTCAAACGTCGAGTTCATCGAGAGTCACATCACATCCACCCCAGCACCTGACAACACTGTCGACTGCATCATCAGCAACTGCGTTATCAACCTTGTCCCCGCTGAAGATAAGCAGCTGGCGTTTAATGAAATGTTCCGACTACTCAAGCCAGGCGGCCGAGTTGCTATCAGTGATATCCTCGCACGCAAGGAGTTGACAGATGAAATGAAGAAGGACATGGCCCTATACGTCGGGTGCATTTCAGGGGCCAGTCAGGTTAGTGAGTACGACGCATTTCTGAGGAATGCAGGTTTCGAAG ACATTCTCATCGTGGACGCCAACTGTGACTTGAACGTGTACTGGAGCGCAGCCGACGGCGAGTCACCGTGTTGTGGGGCAGACGCTTCCAGGGGCCAAGACGAGACACCGTCTTGCTGCAGTCAAGAGGTGAAACACGATTCCTATACTGAGCAGGAGCCATGCCACCAGAACCAGACGGGTTCAATGGCCGACGAAGCCAGCAGACTGGCCAACCAGCTCGGTATCACCGACTTTAACGAATGGACAG GCTCCTTCCAAGTGTATGCAGTTAAGCCGGTGACGAGCTGA
- a CDS encoding Carboxylic ester hydrolase: MHPPTWSSLFSAIAFANLSTSQYTAPSYANFSGPDGQLVDLGYLQVQGTRLTSSTVPINAWLGIRYGAAPTGDRRFRPPVAIETVDSGGNSIFDATTFGPICYQGWPGWSLESPEAKAFQAASNHFGNRQESEDCLLLDIYAPDEPVVESLPVLVIIHGGGYVAGGSTTIPSPGFMAAAPGQFIVVNIQYRLSGFGFLGGAGNETLNVGLHDQRLALEWVQRHIASFGGDPNQVTISGGSAGGGSVFHQLIWNGGEEHPPYRAAISEYPWIPSILSPSQLEQQYQEVLSASNCSDISCLQDLSADEYNRVQNKVLATANTLYGMFYFSPAIDGRYIQDFPTREAEAGHFAKVPILTTRDGNEGFAFTPQDITTEAEYQDRVQRLFNGGANFFGRLQDYYPPEAVGPLAYKGTQQRAEFVTGDAFIQCPSYRLASSAAEAFSLADRHGAQPVYKFIYGYPTYDTAYHGAYTALVFPTQAISANDTSVGAEIGRKLQHYYSSFIINGDPNIGLSSSDIEWPEYGSSSHILYINSSTPVQMNDIDADGRCDFLLSRMSVTAN, encoded by the coding sequence ATGCATCCACCAACGTGGTCCTCTCTTTTCTCAGCAATCGCATTTGCAAACCTATCAACCTCTCAATACACGGCCCCCAGCTATGCGAACTTTTCAGGGCCCGATGGTCAACTAGTGGACCTAGGCTATCTCCAGGTTCAAGGAACTCGGCTGACCTCATCAACCGTGCCCATCAACGCGTGGTTGGGCATCCGATATGGCGCAGCGCCCACTGGAGATCGACGCTTCAGACCCCCGGTAGCCATTGAGACTGTAGATTCTGGAGGAAATTCCATCTTTGACGCGACTACATTTGGTCCCATCTGCTATCAAGGATGGCCTGGATGGTCTCTAGAAAGCCCCGAGGCGAAAGCATTTCAAGCAGCCAGCAATCACTTTGGAAACCGTCAAGAGAGCGAGGATTGTCTGCTGTTGGACATCTATGCTCCGGACGAGCCCGTGGTTGAGAGTCTTCCTGTGCTGGTCATCATTCATGGAGGAGGCTATGTGGCGGGAGGCAGCACAACTATACCATCCCCAGGCTTCATGGCTGCAGCACCAGGCCAGTTCATCGTGGTCAACATTCAATACCGCCTATCTGGCTTTGGGTTTCTTGGTGGCGCAGGAAACGAGACGCTTAATGTCGGGCTACACGATCAACGACTAGCTCTGGAGTGGGTTCAGCGTCACATTGCTTCATTCGGCGGAGATCCAAACCAAGTCACAATCAGCGGCGGATCAGCTGGTGGTGGCTCAGTCTTTCACCAACTCATATGGAATGGCGGAGAGGAGCATCCCCCGTACCGAGCCGCGATATCCGAGTATCCTTGGATTCCGTCCATACTCAGCCCTAGCCAGCTTGAACAGCAGTATCAAGAGGTTTTGTCTGCTTCAAACTGCAGCGATATTTCCTGTCTACAAGACCTGTCCGCAGACGAGTACAACCGTGTCCAGAACAAGGTCCTTGCAACTGCCAACACTCTGTATGGAATGTTTTATTTTTCACCTGCAATCGATGGTCGCTATATCCAAGACTTTCCAACACgagaggcagaggctggGCATTTCGCCAAGGTTCCCATTTTGACGACACGAGACGGGAACGAAGGCTTCGCGTTTACCCCACAAGACATCACCACCGAAGCAGAGTATCAAGATCGGGTACAACGCCTTTTCAACGGTGGTGCGAACTTCTTTGGCCGGCTCCAAGACTATTACCCCCCTGAAGCTGTTGGTCCACTCGCCTACAAGGGAACACAGCAAAGGGCCGAGTTCGTCACCGGAGATGCGTTTATTCAGTGTCCATCCTACCGCCTCGCCAGTTCTGCCGCCGAGGCTTTCTCTTTGGCTGATAGGCATGGTGCTCAGCCCGTCTACAAATTCATCTACGGGTATCCAACTTACGATACTGCCTACCACGGAGCTTATACTGCCTTGGTTTTTCCAACCCAAGCCATTTCTGCAAACGATACCTCTGTGGGGGCAGAGATCGGTCGAAAACTGCAGCATTACTActcatccttcatcatcaatggcGACCCCAACATTGGGCTTTCATCATCAGACATCGAGTGGCCCGAGTACGGCTCGTCTAGCCACATTCTATATATCAACTCGAGCACGCCGGTTCAGATGAATGATATTGATGCCGATGGGCGTTGTGACTTTTTGCTCTCCAGAATGTCCGTTACAGCCAACTGA
- a CDS encoding HET domain-containing protein has translation MSIYTKHPLLPGQTHIRLLQIRPGSSNDEISCTISTFDINTAPNYHALSYEWGPRSPLALIHVMAQPTTIRSNLFNFLSRLKAHASHDYLWCDSICIDQANDYERSHQVQLMNQIYRKAQSVLVWLGEARENSDITLRTIRLLSTHTDSASRAAYLSDRATVWQGLADLSKRRYWTRIWIVQEITVARDAEIFCGSEVIPWSTFSAACKSPPHHLTAWSSDLWAPLAEDKAVGDDGKQTKRRQATIELFHSTMYGLIRSQRRWPTSTESFATLYERHKDSGCEDGRDRIFALLGIATEVAFERGYTAEYHKTKEETFVSLVAWGGKGAVKMNCRIQFARLTAEAMELTWPHHQLESSLESESQRSPSFFKWIHQPLEISLRCHDLGEWSFDRQPETAGATIFRSDSGAEVHLSPDANEGDAHLDLHLFGFKTSEVLLASQVTRENSWTVVGRAYYASKENQGRQPMPSVFRGLNIAADGVGGHCEVQLENVAQFMEIFLDKRDLEPPWPASSSQLGLERGAGSLRRNRELSAFELLGRRRRREC, from the exons ATGTCGATTTATACCAAGCATCCTTTGTTACCAGGCCAGACCCATATCCGTCTCCTGCAGATACGACCCGGATCTTCCAATGACGAAATATCTTGCACAATCAGTACTTTTGACATCAACACGGCTCCCAATTATCACGCGCTGTCATACGAATGGGGGCCAAGGTCTCCTTTGGCGCTCATCCATGTCATGGCCCAGCCAACAACAATCCGATCGAATCTTTTCAACTTTCTATCCCGTCTCAAAGCGCATGCCTCACATGATTACCTGTGGTGCGACTCCATCTGCATCGACCAGGCCAATGACTACGAACGCAGTCACCAGGTTCAGCTGATGAACCAGATCTACCGCAAAGCGCAGTCTGTCCTAGTGTGGCTAGGCGAAGCACGCGAGAACAGCGACATCACCCTACGCACCATCCGCCTGTTAAGCACTCACACGGACAGTGCCTCTCGAGCTGCCTACTTGTCAGACCGAGCGACAGTGTGGCAAGGCCTGGCAGACCTTTCCAAGCGGAGGTACTGGACAAGAATCTGGATCGTCCAGGAGATCACAGTGGCACGAGACGCCGAGATCTTCTGCGGAAGCGAAGTGATTCCGTGGTCAACATTCTCAGCGGCGTGCAAATCCCCCCCGCATCATCTCACGGCGTGGAGTTCGGACCTGTGGGCTCCGTTGGCTGAAGATAAAGCAGTTGGAGACGATGGCAAGCAAACAAAGAGGCGCCAAGCGACAATTGAACTCTTCCACAGCACCATGTACGGGCTCATTCGCTCGCAGAGACGCTGGCCGACCTCTACGGAATCTTTCGCAACCCTTTATGAGCGCCACAAAGATTCTGGTTGCGAGGATGGCCGGGATCGGATCTTTGCGTTGTTGGGCATAGCAACTGAAGTCGCGTTCGAGCGCGGATACACTGCCGAGTAccacaagaccaaggaggagacaTTCGTTTCCCTGGTTGCCTGGGGAGGGAAAGGGGCAGTAAAGATGAACTGCCGCATTCAGTTTGCGCGTCTGACCGCTGAAGCCATGGAACTGACATGGCCGCACCATCAGTTAGAGTCTAGCCTTGAGTCCGAGTCCCAGAGGTCTcccagcttcttcaagtGGATTCATCAACCCTTGGAGATATCATTGCGCTGTCACGATCTCGGAGAATGGTCGTTTGACAGACAACCAGAGACGGCAGGGGCGACAATTTTCAGGTCAGACTCAGGGGCCGAAGTTCACCTCTCACCCGATGCAAACGAAGGCGATGCGCACCTTGACTTGCATCTGTTCGGTTTTAAAACTTCGGAAGTTCTTCTCGCCAGCCAGGTGACACGGGAAAATTCCTGGACAGTTGTGGGTAGAGCATATTATGCCAGCAAAGAGAATCAGGGCCGACAGCCTATGCCTAGCGTCTTCCGCGGGTTGAACATCGCTGCCGATGGAGTCGGCGGCCATTGTGAAGTTCAGCTCGAGAATGTCGCTCAATTCATGGAGATCTTCTTAGACAAACGTGACCTTGAGCCGCCCTGGCCTGCGAGCTCGAgccagctcggcctcgaaAGGGGAGCAGGGTCGCTGAGAAGG AATCGGGAGCTCAGTGCATTTGAACTcctggggaggaggaggaggagggagtgTTAA